The following DNA comes from Azospirillum sp. TSA2s.
GGCGGAAGAGGAACTGCGGCTCGCCAAGCAGACGCTGGACGACGCGATCGAGGCGGTGCCGGAGGGGCTGGCCTATTTCGACGCCGACGACCGGCTGATCCTGTGCAACGAGCGCTACCGCGAAGCTCATCCGCTGACGGCGCCGCTGCTGACCGCCGGCCGTCCGTTCGAGGACATCCTGCGCGCCGCCATCGCCAATGGCGAGTTCGCGGGCAATCCGGACGGCCCGAGCGATGAAGCCTGGATCCGGGCCGAGCTGGCCCAGCACCGCAACCCCGGCGCACCGTTCGAGCGGGAGTTGCCCGACGGCCGCTGGATCGTGGTGGCGGAGAACCGGACCAGCAACGGTTCGCTGGTCTGCACCCGCACCGACATCACCGAGCGCAAGCGCTTCGAGGCGGAACTGCAGCGCCAAGCCGCCGACATGTGCGCGCTGGCCGAAGGGCTCGACGCCGCCCGCGAGGAGGCCGACGCCCTGCGCGCCCGCGCCGAGGCGGCGACGCAGGCGAAGTCGGAATTCCTGGCGGCGATGAGCCACGAGATCCGCACGCCGATGAACGGCATCATGGGCATGACGGAGCTGCTGTTCGACACCGCCCTGACCCCCGAGCAGCACCAGTTCGCCCAGGCCATCCGCAGCTCGTCCAACGCGTTGCTGACCATCATCAACGACATCCTCGACATCTCCAAGCTGGAGGCCGGCCGCGTCACCATCGAGACGCTGCCCTTCGACGCCGCCGATCTGGTGGAAGGGGTGGTGGAACTGCTGACCCCGCGCGCGCACGAGAAGGGGATCGAGATCGGCTTCTACATCGACCCGCTGCTGCGCCGCACGCTGCTGGGCGATCCGACGCGCATCCGGCAGATTCTGGTCAATTTGGTCGGCAACGCGGTGAAATTCACCGACGAAGGGACCGTTGCGGTGGAGTTGGAGGCGCTGGACGCCACCGACTCCCATCTGGTGCTGCGCATCACCGTGACCGACACCGGCATCGGCATCGCGGCAGAGGCGCTGCCAACCCTGTTCAACAAGTTCCAGCAGGTCGACGGGTCGATCACCCGCAAGTTCGGTGGCACCGGCCTGGGGCTGGCGATCTGCCGCCAGTTGTCGGAACTGATGGGCGGCAGCATCGCGGTGGAGAGCAGCCCGGGTTCCGGCAGCCGTTTCCTGGTCGACCTGCCGCTGGCCCTGTCGGACGAGGCCCTGCCGCCGGCCGAACGGCCGCTGGCCGGGCGCCGCGCGCTGGTGGTGGACGATCTGGCGGTGAATCGCCGGGTGCTGGCGTCGATGCTCGACAGCCTGGGCGCCATGCCTGTCACGGTGGAAAACGGACCCGACGCGCTGGAGACGTTGCGGCGTGCGGTGGCCGGCGGCCGGCCCTTCGACGTGGTGCTCGCCGATCAGACCATGCCCGGCATGGGCGGCGACGCGCTGCTGGCGGCGGTCGCCGGCGATCCGGCGCTGGCGGTGACGCGGCGCGTTCTGATCGTCACGCTTGGGCCGGCCGCGCGCACCGACGGCGTGCCCCAGGGGCTGGCCCACGCCACGCTGAACCGGCCGTTGCGCCAGAGTTCGCTGGCCGGCTGCCTGACCGGACTGCTGGCTGCGGCAACCCCCGCCGCTGCCGCCACTGCCGCTCCGGCCAAGGACGCCGGGGCGGAGGAGGCGCCGCGCCGCGGCCGCATCCTGCTGGCGGAGGACAACCGCACCAACCAGCTGTTCGCCACCACCCTGCTGCGCAAGCTGGGCTATACGGTCGAGGTTGCGGAGGACGGGGAGCAGGCGGTCGCGGCGGCCTGCTGCGGTGGCCTCGATCTGGTGCTGATGGACGTCCAGATGCCGGGGATGGACGGGCTGGAGGCGGCGCAGGCGATCCGGGCGCGCGGCGGCGTCCTGGCCAGCCTGCCGATCATCGCCCTGACCGCCGACGCCATGCCGGGCACGCGCGAACTGTGCCTGCGCGCGGGCATGAGCGATTACCTGACCAAGCCGATCAGCCGCGCCGGCCTGCTGGCCGCGCTGGACTGCTGGATCGGATCGTCGGAAACCCGGGCCGGGTCCGCCGGTGTCCCGGCCGATCCGGGTGACGGGAGCGGCGGTGACGGGAGCGGCGACGCGCTGGACGAGGCGGTGCTGGCCGATCTGGTGGAGACGGTGGGTGCCGACAATCTGGCGCTGATCGTCGACAGCTTCCTCGACGACGTGTCGCGCCGGCTCGAACGGCTGTCCGCGATGGCGGAGTCCGTTCTGGCCGGCACCGCCGACCTGCGGGCGCTGGCGGGGGAGGCGCACGACCTGTCCAGCCTCGCCGGCAGCTTCGGCGGGATGACGGTCATGCACCACGCCTGGCGCATGGAAGTCCTCTGCCGCAACGGCGACAGGGATCAGGCGGGCCAACTCCTGCCGGTGCTGCTGCACGAGTCCGCCCGGCTGGAGCGCTCCTTGCGCGAGCGCACCGGCGTGCAGCGGCCGGCGGCCTGAGTCTCCCGCCGGCCTTCCGGATTGCGGTCAGCCGGTGCCCGGCTGGGTCGAGCCGTCGGCATCCTCCGCCCGCTCCCGCAGCTCTTTCGACGACAGGCCGGCCGGCGTGGCGTCCTGCAACGTTCCGTCGCCCGGAGTCTTGGTCATATCCTCGCGCGGGGAGCGTTCGCCGGCCGGGGTCTGGTCGTGGGTGTTGGCGCCGGGCGTGTCTGCGCCGGATTTCCGCGGCTGGGCCATTCCTTCGGAGGGGGTGCGTGTTTGAGGCGTGTCGGTCATGATGTCCTCTGCTATCTTCTGGAGGAGTCAACGACCAGGAAGGGTGGGGGTTCCGCTCCCGGCCGATCCTTGCGTCAGACCGGGAGAAGACGGCGCGGCGCCGCAAGGGGCGAACGAGCGCGCGATACAAGCGCGCCGCCCATGCGCGCCGAAGACGGGCCAACCACCAAGGTCCGGCAGCGGAGGCCGCGAGCCGCCGCCCGGCCGGCCAGCAAGGAGTGTGAGAAGGTCATGGAATCGAGCAAGCACACGCCGCACGGCGATGTGAACCAGGTCGGCACCGTCACGCTGACAGACGACGCCACCGGCAAGACCTTGAAGCTGCCGGTGCTCAGCGGGTCGACCGGTCCCAACGTGATCGACATCCGCAAGCTCTACGCCGAGACCGGCTATTTCACCTACGATCCGGGCTTCACCTCCACCGCCGCCTGCGATTCGGCCATCACCTACATCGACGGCGACCAGGGCGTTCTGCTGCACCGCGGCTATGCCATCGCCGATCTGGCCGAGAATTGCGACTTCCTGGAGGTCTGCCACCTGCTGCTGAACGGCGAACTGCCCAACCCGCAGCAGAAGGCTGATTTCGAGCGCACCATCACCTATCACACGATGGTGCATGAACAGCTCGCCAAGTTCTACAGCGGCTTCCGCCGTGACGCCCACCCGATGGCGATCATGTGCGGCGTCGTCGGCGCCCTGTCGGCCTTCTATCACGACTCCACCGACATCTTCGATCCGGTGCAGCGCAAGATCGCCGCGCACCGCCTGATCGCCAAGATGCCGACCATGGCCGCCATGGCCTACAAGTACACGGTCGGCGAGCCCTTCATGTATCCGCGCAACGACCTGTCCTTCGCGGAAAACTTC
Coding sequences within:
- a CDS encoding response regulator; the protein is MSAGAVPAALPPDESRRQSVLDSYCILDSAPESGFDNITRLAGHFFGTRIALVSLIDRERQWFKSRVGLEATETHRDLAFCAHAILDDGVLVVPDATKDPRFAGNPLVTGAPNIRFYAGAPLVADGQKLGTLCVIDDVPRAGFDDREAETLAQLARLVVDEMTLRREVARRERAEAELRDRSRLLNLAEEIGQFGHWYIDFVTDARRWSDEVYRIMGLPPQQEQPTVELSRACYHPDDRSHLAGLVERARTTGEGFSVEARVIRPDGSLRHVFIRGMAECGADGRPVGLLGVVQDITDSKREEAELRSNRELLDLTVQATRDGIWDWNLEGGGIWFSPTWKEQLGYRDGELENSLDMWAGLIFEEDRIAALEMVRAYNAGLIPKFEAVQRFRHKQGHTVYILSRAIHIRDANGRVVRMVGAHTDITREKLAEEELRLAKQTLDDAIEAVPEGLAYFDADDRLILCNERYREAHPLTAPLLTAGRPFEDILRAAIANGEFAGNPDGPSDEAWIRAELAQHRNPGAPFERELPDGRWIVVAENRTSNGSLVCTRTDITERKRFEAELQRQAADMCALAEGLDAAREEADALRARAEAATQAKSEFLAAMSHEIRTPMNGIMGMTELLFDTALTPEQHQFAQAIRSSSNALLTIINDILDISKLEAGRVTIETLPFDAADLVEGVVELLTPRAHEKGIEIGFYIDPLLRRTLLGDPTRIRQILVNLVGNAVKFTDEGTVAVELEALDATDSHLVLRITVTDTGIGIAAEALPTLFNKFQQVDGSITRKFGGTGLGLAICRQLSELMGGSIAVESSPGSGSRFLVDLPLALSDEALPPAERPLAGRRALVVDDLAVNRRVLASMLDSLGAMPVTVENGPDALETLRRAVAGGRPFDVVLADQTMPGMGGDALLAAVAGDPALAVTRRVLIVTLGPAARTDGVPQGLAHATLNRPLRQSSLAGCLTGLLAAATPAAAATAAPAKDAGAEEAPRRGRILLAEDNRTNQLFATTLLRKLGYTVEVAEDGEQAVAAACCGGLDLVLMDVQMPGMDGLEAAQAIRARGGVLASLPIIALTADAMPGTRELCLRAGMSDYLTKPISRAGLLAALDCWIGSSETRAGSAGVPADPGDGSGGDGSGDALDEAVLADLVETVGADNLALIVDSFLDDVSRRLERLSAMAESVLAGTADLRALAGEAHDLSSLAGSFGGMTVMHHAWRMEVLCRNGDRDQAGQLLPVLLHESARLERSLRERTGVQRPAA